The Mauremys reevesii isolate NIE-2019 linkage group 1, ASM1616193v1, whole genome shotgun sequence genome segment tatttaattttctttcttttatattagaattagatacagtgctcctgccACAAATTTTCCTAAGTTATCTGCCAAAAAATAGAGTTTTCAAGACCATAAGTAGCCCCAGGAATCACCGTTACGGTGGTCACCCTGACTGAAATCTGAAACAACTCCCTTGCAGCTGCGGGTGGGTAAGGGAGGTTTAAATGATCCAGGGTGTGACAAGGGTAGGGAGTAGAGGAGCAAAATATGATGGAAAGAGGAGGCACAGGGACAGAGCcttggcagaagaggtggggTATGGCATGGGGAATTCAGGGTCCATTGCCAGCAATaagaaaggtggcaacccagtGAGTTCTACATAGACCATCTCCCCAGGTTCTAACGCTGACACTGCACAGTAAGATCAGGAAAAGATTTAATGTCTCTTTGACTGTCCagtcagtgattcagggaagagagTGCAgcaccatgcaccagccagctctgcacggagctcagtatgagagccagagcaccagaaGAGAACTTTAGATCCCTTTACAAGTGAAGAACCGAGCAGGCTGTTTctgatctgtttggtcctcaccccatagatgatggggttcagCATGGGGGGTACCAGGAGGTACACGTTAGCAATGAGAACATGGACGTGCTGGGGGACATTCTGGCCAAACCGGTGTGTGAGGATGGAGAACAAAGATGGGATGCAAAATATTAAGAAGACAAAGAGGTGGGAGCCACAGGTCCTAAAAGCCTTGAGCTGGATGTCCTTTGTGGGAAgactgaagatggccctgaggatctggatataggacacGGAGATAAAAGAAACATCCACACCGGTCACCAAGAATGCCACAGAGAGGGCGTAGTAACTACTGACACGTATGTCAGTGCATGCAACCTTCAACACAGCTATGCCCTCACAGTAcgtgtgggggatgatgttggttctgcaatatggccactgctTTGCCAGGATAGGATTGGGCATTATGAGCATACCACTGCGCAGTACCACGGCCAGGCCGATCTTGGCCACCAcagagtttgtcaggatggtggaatatctcaggggatggcagatggccacgtagcgatcaaaagccatggccacgaggattCCAGACGCCATCACTGAGAAGCACTGaacgaagtacatctgggtgaggcaggcactgaaatcgatctccctggaattgaaccagaagatgttCAGCGTTTTGGGAATGGTAGATGTAGATAGTAAAAGATCGGTGACAGCCAGCAtacagaggaaatagtacatgggctcatggaggctcggctccctcttcacaatgaacaggatggtgaagttccccatgACAGCTATGGCATAAATGGTGCAGAaagggatggagatccagacatagGCTGTCttcaggccaggaatgcccagcaggatgaaggtggaggggttggtgaagtcagtcatgttggaatctgacatggagtagaggagaaggtgtccaactctgaggcagaacAGTGTCTAGTGCGTGTACCGTATGTtcctctgacttcctgtatgtgcccaggctCTAGGGTGATGGTCGCAGTACAAATACCTAGACAGAGAGACAATGTTAACATGAGACACTGCATGCACTATGGGAGGCTGTAGTCATGGGTGAAGCAGATTGATTGcttttcacacactgaaaaatgatatTTTCATTACTTAGAGAAATGAATTATGAAGAACTGACCCAGATAATGCCCATTCCTACACATCATGTTGTGGGAAACCTTAataggcaccagcaggaaacacCAGCCCAGCTAGATAGCCACTGTAGTGGGCCGTTCCCCATATACCCGTTCCTCAAAATGTGAGAGTGCAGAAAACACCAAACCTTTTCCAAAATGTATAACAGGGAAAACATCCCAATTAGAACACACCACAGGGAAAATCTCTTGGTTTCATTGACAAACTCCTGCTCAGTCACAGAAATGGCCAAAACAAAGACAATGTTCAGATGCATAAGGAATGGCAAAGAGAATAACCTGCTCTGGATGTGCGCTCAGTttggtcacccagtctctatAAAGCATGTAGCAGATAGAAAGGGGGTTTTCCAGACAGGCTCTGTGAATGGGGGAGGCTGCCAGAGGCAGATGGAATGAAATGTCTGGAACTGTTTGGgttagaaaagaaacaaagaaggGGGTCAGAAGATAGAGGAGAACAAGATTAAAGATTGGAACTGATTGCATTCCCATGGAGAAACAGAGAACAGTTCACACAGAGTAATCTCTAGAAATACTTAGTGCTTCAGAGGAGCCAATTCCCCAgagctgacagaacaaggacaaggaacaatggtctcaagttgcagtgggggaggtttaggttggatattaggaaacactatttcactaggagggtggtgaagcactggaatgggttccctagggaggtggtggaatctcctgccttagaggtttttaaggtcaggcttgacaaagccctggctgtgatgatttcgttgggtttggtcctgctttgagcagggggttggactagatacctcctgaggtcccttccaaccctgagattctatggttctatgattgtATGTTGGGCATTATCAGAAAAAACTGATTAGGAGAAAATATTTAGACAGTAAATGGGAATGACGACCGGGAATCCATGAAGAAGAGTTTATTAAACAGCTAAAAAGCCATAATTCCACAGTCAAGAAAGTGGACAGCTTTGGCTACAAACCCGTTTCAGTGACAAAACCAAGTCGGTAATTGGCCGGGTGGGAGCAATAGATACAAATGGGAAAAAGGGAAAGATAGACAGCAAGAAATGCAAATggaaagttatgaacataagggATGTTAAAGACATCGGTAGATGTGTTCAAGGAATAGTTTTGTTCTGCATTAGGAGAGATTGCAGGCCCAACCAACAGACTAGGACACTGTTATGGAATTCAGGGacactgaaaaggatttaggggtcactgTGGACACCCAACTCattgtgagctcccagtgcgatgctgtggccaaaaggactgacgtgatccttggatgtataaacgggggagggtgagttggagcaggggaaggattttacctctaCACGTGGCATTGGTGAAACTGACTGTGTCCAGTTATGaggtccacatttcaaaaaggatattgaaaaattaggagggtgcagaaaagagccacaaaaaggaTTGGAGGCTGCAAAAAATGCCAAATAGTGAGAGACATAAAGATCCTCGTCTATTTATATTACAAAAGGGATGATCAAACAGGCTTTCATGGGGAGAAATCCATGGGTATAATGGGCTCTTTAATAGAGCAGAGAAAGACAGAGGAAAGCCCAAGACAAATTTCAATTGCAAATAAGGGCCAAATGTTTAGCACTGAGGGTGTTTTACTATTGGAACAAACTGCGAAGGGAAGTGTTGGATTCTCCAACTCCCCATGTCTGCAGATCCAGACTGGGTGATTTTTCTGGAAGATCTccttgagggcttgtctacacttaaaatgctacagtggcactgctgtagcacttctgtgtagacactacctacaccgaatgtaggggttctcccatcagtgaGGGAAATCCACCTCCAGgaaaggtggtagctaggtcgataGAACAATTCCTCCCCTTACCTCGTGCTGTCTATACTGAGGTTAAGTTCATATAGTttcatctctcaggggtgtggattattttGCTATTggaaaaaacagaaaatgcaGTGTGGGTTGCATTACGAGAGATATAGCATGCAAGACATGGGAGATGATATATGCCTCTCTCAGGGTAGGTCCTACTTTTAATAGGGTGTTGGACTAGAGGGACCCAGAGTCAAAAGACAAAGCTGATCCAAGGGAAGGAATACAAACCACACAAGAAAAGGCTgtaggaactgggtatgtttcatttagaaaagaGGAGATTGAGGGGGACATGAGAGCGGTCtccagatacttgaaaggctgacaaagaaaaggaggagaaaagttgttctgtctcaccacggagggaggggcaagcGTTCAAActccagcatagcagatttagatgaaattTTGGGAAAAGCTTCCGAACTGTCCAAAGAGGAGGACAATTGAACATGTGATTTgcgaggttgtggaagctcctgcgctggaggttttcaaaagaaaGCTGGAGAGTTATCTGTCCTGGGTGGTTAATATGCAAGAAATCCTCCATCTCAGCAGCAAGCTAAATGAGATGATACTTGCAGCCCCTTCTCACCCTGTGGCTCTATGATTCaatgatgtaaaatcctagtctACACCGGGTCTCAGTGTAACAAAAGTCATTGGGCTCAATACTGGGGTAAcaaggtgaaatgtaatggcctgtgttatacaggatgtcagaaTGGATGATCTAAAATCTGAGTCCCAGCTCATAACACAGGGAGAGGGAAACATTCAGTCCCATCGAAAGACTGAACGTATAACACCTATAAAAGGAAATTTGTTACATTAATcatatttggcctgtggaactttTTGACACCAACATTATTGGAGCAAAGAGCTTAACAGAACTGGATTCCTAAATGGATCGACCATTGTAGGTGCTACTGGTGGCACCGCCGTCAGTTACGGCTGCCTGACACCTTCCATTAGAAAACCTCATTTTCAGTTATTTATGTTTGTCAAACTTTAACCCTTTGCACTGAAATTTTCCACACTGGGTGTCGGCTTCCAgctgaattgttttttgaaagtttcaggtgTAACAGTTCAGTCGACTTCTCAACTGAATTTAGTATTGAAGATGTCTTGCCCATGCTGAAAAAGGAGGAGCCCTCGCACTTCCATACTtcccagcagataaaagtcaggtaacaGCAACCCCTCTCCTCACTAAGAGCCAGAGGGCTGAAATGCAAGAGGAGAAGGTTACAGTCTCAGTACATTAACACAGAAGGTCTTTACTCAGGTCTTCCTCCAAGGAGAATTTTGCTTCCATGCAGCCTGAGTAAAGTACAGGCCACAGCCTCAGAATTTGGATTTGTATTGTACATCTACTAACATATTTCATCGTGAAGGATTCCCTGtgccactgagatgcagccacctcgggGCTGGAGGCCATCTGCCAGAGTGGGCGGGGCTGCTCAGCAAAGTGTGAGGTTTTGACCCATGATACTGGAACAAACTCATCCCTGGTGGGAAGGGCCCTGCAATGTTTAACCGCTATGCCGAGTGGAAAGAACAACAGACCTATTCTCTATCCCATCATGCCCATGTTGTACCGGGTGTGTCGGACAGCAAGACATGGGTACCTGTGACTCCTCAGGTAGCCGTGCCCCACACCTCTCTCAcatccagggccgcccggggggggggcaaacggggcaatttgccccgggccccgggctccacaggggcccccaagagaagagcggaggctcccgcctccgcccctctccgggagcctcggcgcatcaagcgccgagactccggccgagcccctgagccccgccccgagcgccgtggggcagctgcctccgctcggcgtggagctcacagccccgccccctcaccacgcggctctgagcgggacggagctcaggctctgccggcgacgcgctcggtaagaggccggggccggggccggggagaAGCCGGCCGGGCCGGGAGAAGGGACCCGGGCCGGGcgggggagaagcgggacccgccgccatcgAGCGCAGCCGGACTTGGCGGCGGGGCCTTCTGTTCGGGACCCGCCCGAAGTGCTCGAAGGCCCGCGGCGagcccccgccactgaattaccgcggcgggacccgccgccggcgcagcccggtcttcggcggtaattcggtggcgggggctccgccaggtcttcggggcactttggcggcgggtcccggaacggaagggccccgcgccgccgaagaccccgggcccccggaatcctctgggcgtcCCTGCTCAcatcagcatctgcagcagcatcccatgCCGAGAGCCAACACAGGGGTGTGCAccgtttataatatagctctgtgcaatcccaggggGGTTCGCTCAGCCTCTAGGGGGGAGGCTTCTGTGCTATTTATCCAGCTTTcagagtaaacagtaattaagggaccttcccaaagggagatgagaactcttgaGCTCtctgctgagtcagagaggaattagCTGCTCTCTgaatttgtgtatatttaaaaattctagCTGATTAGTAAAGAAACTAGGGATAATGCCTAGATCAGCATAGGGTTCGATACCCTGTAAATGCCCAGGATAGCTGGATAGATAgtagccaaggtcacacagagattgagtggcaggatgacagacagaacccagcagtcctgactTCCCTATCCTAATCACGGTCTCTCCCTCACAccaagagggaaatggactcctgctctggcagggccTGTTTGTTAGGTGGGATGCAGAGGAAAGGCTGGAAGAGGGAGCCTGAGCCTTCACCATCCTCTCAAGGTgaatttgacattttcagaacaagCTGGAGTTTGTGAGTTCTTTGCTTCTGTGAGGTGTGAACTTCAGGCCTCCACTTCTGCACCTACTCAGAAACCTGCCATTGCATCACAGTTACTGTGGTTGCTTCAGGAGAAGAGACTTAGTAAAAGCAACACCAGCACGACGTTACGTGATTGGAGTGCAGCCGCAGGCCTGTCCTGGGCACAGAGGCCTTTCCCTCCCCAAACAGCTGCCCAGGAACAAAGGGGCCCCATAGGCAGGATAGAGACTGGATTAACGTTTGCTTTGGATTTGTTCTCTCCCTCTTGGTTCATttcctcccagtctctcccagggGGAATTGAAATCGAATGTTCCAGGCTGAGCCAGACTTTCCAGCACTGCCCCAGCTGGAGGGTCTTGGATTCCCATAGGTCAGGGGTGGCCaagctgagcctgagaaggagccagaatctCTGGTGCTAATGGAGTGGTACGCCTGTTCGCtccatcctggggtggctgaaaACATCAGCGCGAAGCTGGTGGACAGTTCCTTGATCTGCTGTCACTGTTCATGCCCGAGTCTTATGGAGAGGCTTACCTCCTCGACGCCACGATCATTTTCCCCTTCATCGTAGactccttcaggccactcagcatcATGTCTCTCCTGGGCTGTGACCTGAAGAACCTCGAATTCTTGGGAGTGAAAGGGCTTTAGACAATTATCATGATTCACCTTAGGCTTAAGGTAAGGGTCTGGGAAATCTATGAGATAATTAACAGCTCCCATGTGCTCTTGGGCCTTGAACGGCCCATCCCACGATACTTCCATCTGATGGGCCTGGAGTGCCTTCCAGACCATGACTTGGTCacctaccttgaaggaacgctctctggcatGTGTATCATACCAGGCCTTAGGTTCTTGCTGAGAATTCTGTAGGTTTTCTCAAGCAAGGGCTAAAGCATCTCTGATAGTGTTCTGAAGTTTGTCTACAAAGTGCAAAATGTTAGTCCCTGGAGAAGGTGTAACcctctcccattgctgcttcaccaattGCAATGGCCCCTTAACCTTGCTGTAGGCAGGTCAAGAGAGTCTGCTTTAAAGGTTGAACCATTACTTGGGCCTCTGGATTAATGAGTTTGAGGTCCCCtagggattggtggatagctgacacctgcgctccagtgtctctccatgTGATAACCTTCTTCCTGCCCACATTCAGGGTCTCCCTTTGCTCTGGGGGTATttgagaggcatctgggcctggggactCATGGTGTAATCCCGGTGCAATGAACTGCAGTCTGCTAGtgctcttggggcagttggcgTTCACATGCCCCAGCttgttacatttaaaacatcgcccagctggcTTGTCACTGGAGCAAGGTGGGTTGCTGGGGAATGGGGTTGAGGGACAAGAGGGCATCTGGGGTCTCCCTTGTGGTGGAGAGGGCTCCTCCCTTTGAGGTAGGCCCTTGGGTTGCCTCCAGGGCTGATAGGCCATCTCTGGGTGCCCCTTCTGTTATCCCCACAAACTGCTATTAGTTTTGGTCCTCTCTGTCACTCCCACCCATCCTCCAATCTCCCTTCCTCTGTTATGGTTTTGGGCTTCCCTTCAAGATGTATcaggattaagtttagaagtgtgagcaacaagggtgatcttgtggtgggagtctgctatagaccaccagaccaggggatgaggtggacgaggctttcttccggcaactagcagaagttactagatcacaggcccttgttctcatgggagacttcaatcaccctgatatcttctgggagagcaatacagcagtgcacagaaaatccaggaagtttttggaaagtgtaggggacaatttcctggttcaagtgctggaggaaccaactagaggcagagctcttcttgacctgctgctcacaaaccaggaagaattagtaggggaagcaaaagtggatgagaacctgggaggcagtgaccatgagatggtcgagttcagaaGGGAACTGATGGGTAGGATACaatgggagaataacatgagggggaaaggagtccaggagagctggctgtattttaaagaagccttattgaggttgcaggaaaaaaacatccgatgtgtagaaagaatagtaaatagggcaggcgaccagcttggcttaacagtgaaatccttgctgattttaaatacaaaaaagaagcttacaagacgtggaagattggacaaatgaccagggaggagtataaaaatattgctcaggcatgcaggagtgcaatcaggaaggccaaatcacacttggagttgcagctagcaggagatcttaagagtaacaagaagggtttctacaggtatgttagcaacaagaagaaagtcaaggaaagtgtgggccccttactgaatgagggaggcaacctagtgacagaggatgtggaaaaagctaatgtactcaatgctttttttttgcctctgtcttcacaaacaaggtcagctcccagactactgcactgggcagcacagcatggggaggaggtgaccagccctctgtggagaaagaagtggttcaagactatttagaaaagctggatgagcacaagtccatagggCCGGATGTGCttcatctgagggtgctaaaggagttggcggttgtgattgcagagccattggccattatctttgaaaactcatggcgatcgggggaggtcccagaggactggaaaaaggctaatgtagtgcccatctttaaagtgaagaaggaggatccagggaactacaggccagtcagtctcacctcagtcccaggaaaaatcatggagcagatcttcaaggaatcaattctgaagcacttagaggagaggaaagtgatcaggaacagacagcatggattcaccaatggcaagtcatgcctgactaacctaattgccatctatgaggagataactgggtctgtggaagaggggaaagcagtggatgtgttattccttgactttagcaaagcttttgatacggtctcccacagtattcttgccagcaagttaaagaagtatgggctggatgaatggactataaggtggatagaaagctggctagatcgtcgggctcaacgggtagtgatcaatggctccatgtctagttggcagccagtttcaagcagagtaccccaagggtcggtcctgaggttggttttgttcaatatcttcattaacgatctggaggatggtgtggactccaccctcagcaagtttgcagatgacagtagactgagaggagtggtagatacactggagggtagggataggatacagagggacctagacaaattagaggattgggccaaaagaaatctgatgatgaggttcaacaaggacaagtgcagagtcctgcacttaggatggaagaatcccatgcactgctacagactagggactgaatggctaggaagtggttctgcagaaaaggacctaggggttacagtggacgagaagctggatatgagtcaacagtgtgtccttgtagCCAGGAAGGCTAAcgtcattttgggctgtataagtaggggcattgccagcagatttagggacgtgatcattcccctctattcgacattggtgaggcctcatctggagtactgtgtccagtttgggccccacactacaagaagaatgtggagaaattggaaagagtccagcagagggcaacaaaaattattagggagctggagcacatgactgatgaggagaggctgagggaactgggattgtttagtctgcagaagagaagaatgaggggggatttgatagctgctttcaactacctgaaagagggttccaaagaggatggatctagactgttctcagtggtatcagatgacagaacaaggagtaatggtctcaagttttagtggggaaggtctaggtggGACATTAGGaatcactatttcactaggatggtggtgaagcactggaatgggttgcctggggaggtggtgcgatctccttccttagaggtttttaaggtcaggcttgacaaagccctggctgggatgatttagtttggaattggtcctgctttgagcaggggttggactagatacctcctgaggttccttccaactctgatattctgtgattctatgaatactTTGGAAGTGGGAATTGGGTATGTGATTTTGCCGAGGTCCTCGGGGATGGTGAAACTGCCCAGCTATTCGCACCTGTGTAACCTTAGACCCAGGAGGAGGGTGCGACCGGGTGATACCTTTGGCCGGGGAAATGAGTCAAAGGCGAGGTGAGGGACTGGAGAGTTCAGTTTAGAactgggtggggaaactgagggatgCCCAGAACCAAGATAAATTATAAAAGGTACAGAACACTTCCGTGTGAGGagatattaaaaagactgggacttcacagcttgggaaagagatgaTTAACCAGTGTGAGAGACCCAGACAAGttgggtacaggagtctggtagagggcaaatatactgacCACTGGCTGACTAGTTTTCTGTTCTCTGAGTCATCAGAGCAGGAGCTGCCCTAGatcaatcaggaacctgctagaaccagttcaggcaggcaggctaatcagggcacctggctTTAAAACGACCTCCCTTCAGATACTGAGGGGCGcgccaggagctgctggaggaccgAGGAGTAGGAACGTCTTCGGgaaaaggtcctgtggtgaggatcaAGAAGATAATGGGGGgtggccatggggaagtggccccaGGAGCGGTCACTGTCACACAGTTGGTTCAGGAGATGTTGCAGAGCGCTGTTATCCACAaggccctgggccgggacccagagtagagttcgggcctgggttctccccatcccccaactcCCTATTTGACACACGAGGAGTTGACCTGCGCTGTGAGTCACATCAGAGGCAACATCTCAGTTGAAGGGATCTGATCTGTCCTCGACCCACTCGGTGAGACAcagagactgcggggattgttctcctcccttcccccatgctggccagcgATGAGGtgagctgagtgaatggcaggtttgagtcTCTAGCAAACGTGGTCAAACTGAGGGTTGCCGTGAACCTCTGAGATGAGAAAATCCTCCAGAAAGGGCAGGATGCACCAAGgcagaagagggactttgtcacaccAGGGGTATGAGAGAGGGCTCTAAATCATGACACGTGTGGAAaaattgaataaggaaatgttatttactcctccacataacacaaaaattaggggtcacccagtgaaattaatagtcagcagatttaaaataaatgaaagaaatAATTTCTTCACAGACACCCTATGGAACAATTTGCTGGgggactattattattattatttattataagaaCTATATAAGTTCATGGAcaataggcccatcaatggctattatccaggatgggcagggatccAACACCACGTTCTGCATGTCCATAGGGTCTGTTTTCCAGACCCTGGAAGTGGGTGATGGGGGATGAATCATtagatgattgcctgttctgttcaacCCAACTGAGGTACGTGGTATTGGTCACTactggaaaacaggatactgggacagatggactattggtcttaCTCAGTAGGGTGATTCTGATGTTCTTTTATAGACCCAAGATATAGCTGTCCCCCACTGTAACACACTAATTTCACTAATGCCAACTTGCACACTGTAA includes the following:
- the LOC120373041 gene encoding olfactory receptor 52B2-like → MSDSNMTDFTNPSTFILLGIPGLKTAYVWISIPFCTIYAIAVMGNFTILFIVKREPSLHEPMYYFLCMLAVTDLLLSTSTIPKTLNIFWFNSREIDFSACLTQMYFVQCFSVMASGILVAMAFDRYVAICHPLRYSTILTNSVVAKIGLAVVLRSGMLIMPNPILAKQWPYCRTNIIPHTYCEGIAVLKVACTDIRVSSYYALSVAFLVTGVDVSFISVSYIQILRAIFSLPTKDIQLKAFRTCGSHLFVFLIFCIPSLFSILTHRFGQNVPQHVHVLIANVYLLVPPMLNPIIYGVRTKQIRNSLLGSSLIT